One region of Bacteroidota bacterium genomic DNA includes:
- a CDS encoding T9SS type A sorting domain-containing protein yields MKQWISGLVIGYLGLTASAFAAANNPPAFTSPSPVGPVLYSVPFSHAISATDSESDPITFYTLGAEQPDASHQTGYYWATGYQSVIWQSFTTEVTGFLTKAGMQCAGNTSMGRQALTIYAGTGTSGAVLYSDTLDFGPILDYHTISIPVSAGILVESGQVYTIAVTNATGYMIEDLYSNPYPAGQSSWSGSSDFQFITRVQPLNSTTGYSWLNLNDNEDGTGELTGLPLASDAGTVSITLVAFAAGQFATQSVSFTVESPVPAPADLQAAAGNETITLTWDPVTHPMAVRYLLYGGSSPNPTTLIDSIGNLPDTSYTVTGLPNNEIRYFRMRVRDDQGGLSRFSAETYAVPVQEAGLAFNFNGITSISFPRTVQNDFTIEFWMQSTQIAGGTGQWWQAPGLVDAESNSRPDDFGVSFGAGRVVFGVGNGSTDTSIAGPYIADGGWHHVAATRSQSTGVFQLYVDGVLVATGLGGTNTLDASEVIRIGQVNPASHFFNGNMDDIRIWNVVRSESEIREYFGTRLTGKEPGLVTYLNFDEQVGVPVLDYSRQPSTLTVSGNQYKLSSYAMLPFNVRNLAGTPENSVVKLSWSPNREGDIAFYRVARGTVNNYYQSSPLASELTDTVFTDEVGEGDHLFFYWVTATDQSGRDGGFGTSAMVSSVDSAFTSVVSFDGPFLPVGWEIVNPDDSYTWQVVDVNYSGGGEESIQSQDRPDGRSGKGKPGQTPVLLASPSESGAISAVGPNYAARMNFYSYGTIGQADTLKTKLFRVEPKSWLKFDLAYRGYDGSYVDSLKVIVLPDNPAEPKVKLFEKSTFSGLNSIRGQQYSSFVPSYPAAWGERGFDLSAWEGQLIRIAFVSVTGYGNNLYIDNVRVDRGLPTPQTPVTLGSDGQVQVAWSPVTGSNFKQYVVKGAIQGDELVTLGTTPEGNPLDTVFVHTGLENGTIWEYQVAAVNEQDSVGNWSVVKTGIPVTGAGNALSFDGLSTMVSLDNSIQFAGSSFTIEAWVKVYGSFVMRKAVTIGGSVEAGVNNENQWYFYLNGTEILSEVTLEDTLWHHLAVAFNAGTNQMDLYVDGFLAATGMTQSGLNTDSDVYLGDLSGESDYFYGQIDEVRFWNSYRSESEILNNRDVHLDGSHPNLLGMYRFDEPAGSTLYDAVESNFHGLINGNSVFVPSGAFQLPTVPVELISFTHVGHKLIWKTATETTNAGWEVEISKPYPEALEGNGFDISGTDPSRTSGSVTEEWKTIGFVAGAGSSTEERSYSFTLPVVKEAIRVRLKQLDTDGTVSYSQILTIESTPSRFALEQNYPNPFNPTTVISYQLSDNSKVKLQVYDVTGRLVTTLVDGKKDAGFHEVEFNAAGLSSGLYFYRIAAGNFSAVKTMVLVK; encoded by the coding sequence ATGAAACAATGGATATCGGGTCTAGTAATCGGTTACCTCGGCTTAACCGCATCGGCTTTTGCTGCTGCAAACAATCCGCCAGCATTTACCAGTCCTTCACCCGTGGGTCCGGTCCTCTATTCGGTTCCGTTTTCCCACGCGATTTCGGCTACCGATAGTGAATCAGATCCGATTACTTTCTACACCCTCGGAGCCGAACAGCCCGATGCCAGTCATCAGACGGGGTATTACTGGGCAACCGGCTACCAGAGTGTGATCTGGCAATCTTTCACAACCGAAGTGACCGGGTTTCTGACCAAAGCAGGAATGCAATGTGCCGGTAACACCTCCATGGGCCGGCAGGCTTTAACCATTTATGCAGGCACGGGGACCTCGGGTGCGGTTCTGTACAGTGATACCCTCGATTTTGGTCCGATACTCGATTATCACACCATTTCCATTCCCGTCTCCGCAGGTATTCTGGTCGAGTCAGGGCAAGTCTATACAATAGCGGTGACCAATGCGACTGGCTACATGATCGAAGACTTATACAGCAACCCGTATCCGGCTGGTCAATCCAGTTGGAGCGGGTCATCTGATTTTCAGTTTATTACCCGGGTTCAGCCGTTGAACAGTACCACTGGTTATTCCTGGTTAAATCTGAATGATAATGAAGATGGAACCGGTGAACTGACTGGTTTGCCGTTGGCATCCGATGCCGGGACGGTTTCCATTACCCTGGTGGCCTTTGCGGCCGGTCAGTTTGCCACACAATCGGTTTCCTTCACGGTGGAATCGCCGGTTCCGGCTCCGGCCGATCTTCAGGCTGCGGCCGGAAATGAAACGATAACCCTTACCTGGGATCCGGTCACCCATCCCATGGCGGTTCGGTATCTGCTCTACGGAGGATCGTCACCCAATCCGACCACCCTCATCGACAGCATCGGGAATCTGCCCGATACCTCCTACACCGTGACCGGACTTCCGAATAATGAAATCCGGTACTTTCGAATGAGGGTCCGCGATGATCAGGGTGGACTGAGCCGTTTTTCTGCCGAAACATATGCCGTCCCGGTTCAGGAAGCCGGATTGGCTTTCAACTTCAACGGAATTACCTCGATCAGTTTTCCGCGCACGGTCCAGAATGATTTCACCATTGAATTCTGGATGCAGAGCACACAGATAGCCGGGGGAACGGGTCAATGGTGGCAGGCCCCGGGTCTGGTGGATGCCGAGTCGAATAGCCGCCCGGATGATTTCGGGGTGTCGTTCGGTGCCGGCCGGGTGGTCTTTGGAGTTGGCAACGGATCTACCGATACCTCCATTGCCGGTCCCTATATCGCCGACGGGGGATGGCATCATGTGGCCGCCACCCGCAGTCAGTCCACCGGTGTCTTTCAATTGTATGTCGATGGGGTTCTCGTCGCCACGGGTCTGGGTGGAACCAATACGCTCGATGCCAGTGAAGTCATCCGCATCGGTCAGGTGAATCCGGCCAGTCACTTTTTCAATGGCAACATGGATGACATCCGCATCTGGAATGTGGTCCGTTCGGAAAGTGAGATCCGGGAGTATTTCGGAACCCGGCTGACGGGTAAAGAACCGGGACTGGTGACTTACCTCAATTTTGATGAGCAGGTGGGTGTTCCGGTACTGGATTATTCGCGCCAGCCATCCACGCTGACTGTTTCAGGAAATCAGTACAAGCTTTCTTCGTATGCGATGCTTCCTTTCAACGTTCGCAACCTGGCAGGCACTCCGGAAAACAGTGTGGTGAAACTGTCCTGGTCGCCTAACCGCGAGGGAGACATTGCTTTTTACCGGGTGGCCCGCGGAACGGTTAACAATTACTATCAATCCTCCCCGCTTGCCTCAGAACTCACCGATACCGTGTTTACCGATGAAGTCGGTGAGGGAGATCATTTGTTTTTTTACTGGGTAACGGCCACGGATCAGTCGGGACGTGATGGCGGATTTGGGACGTCCGCCATGGTGTCATCGGTTGATTCGGCTTTCACCAGCGTGGTCTCGTTTGATGGCCCCTTTCTGCCGGTCGGTTGGGAAATCGTGAATCCCGATGACAGTTATACCTGGCAGGTGGTCGATGTGAATTATTCCGGCGGCGGGGAAGAATCGATTCAGTCCCAGGATCGTCCTGATGGACGGAGTGGAAAAGGTAAACCGGGTCAGACACCGGTGCTGCTTGCATCTCCATCAGAATCGGGTGCCATTTCTGCGGTGGGTCCGAACTATGCGGCCCGGATGAATTTTTATAGTTACGGAACCATTGGTCAGGCCGATACCCTGAAAACAAAGTTGTTCCGGGTTGAGCCCAAATCCTGGCTTAAGTTTGATCTTGCTTACCGCGGATATGACGGCAGTTATGTGGATTCACTCAAGGTGATCGTCCTGCCCGACAATCCGGCTGAACCGAAGGTGAAATTATTCGAAAAGAGCACCTTTTCGGGATTAAACAGCATCCGGGGACAACAGTATTCTTCTTTCGTTCCATCCTATCCTGCGGCCTGGGGTGAGCGCGGTTTCGACCTGAGTGCATGGGAAGGTCAGCTTATCCGGATTGCCTTTGTAAGTGTGACGGGCTATGGAAACAATCTGTACATCGACAATGTACGTGTGGACCGTGGCCTGCCGACACCGCAAACACCGGTGACGCTGGGCAGTGACGGTCAGGTTCAGGTGGCCTGGTCTCCGGTGACCGGATCCAACTTTAAACAGTATGTGGTGAAAGGGGCCATTCAAGGTGATGAACTGGTGACCCTTGGTACCACCCCCGAAGGCAATCCGCTCGATACGGTTTTTGTTCATACTGGTCTGGAAAACGGGACCATCTGGGAATATCAGGTGGCCGCCGTGAATGAACAGGATTCGGTTGGTAACTGGTCGGTGGTGAAAACCGGCATCCCGGTTACCGGTGCCGGAAATGCACTTTCTTTTGATGGACTATCCACCATGGTTTCTCTGGATAATTCCATTCAGTTTGCTGGTTCATCGTTTACCATTGAAGCCTGGGTGAAGGTCTATGGCAGTTTTGTGATGCGAAAGGCGGTTACCATCGGCGGGTCGGTGGAAGCCGGGGTGAACAATGAAAACCAATGGTACTTCTACCTGAACGGAACTGAGATTTTAAGTGAGGTGACGCTCGAAGATACGCTCTGGCATCATCTTGCGGTTGCATTCAATGCGGGTACGAATCAGATGGATTTATATGTGGATGGGTTCCTGGCAGCAACCGGAATGACTCAATCTGGTTTGAATACCGATTCGGATGTGTATCTGGGCGACTTGTCGGGTGAATCGGATTATTTCTACGGTCAGATTGATGAGGTTCGGTTCTGGAATAGTTACCGGTCGGAATCTGAGATTCTGAATAACCGAGATGTACATCTGGATGGAAGCCATCCGAATCTGCTGGGGATGTACCGGTTTGATGAGCCGGCCGGGTCAACGTTGTATGATGCAGTCGAAAGCAATTTTCATGGGCTGATCAACGGCAACTCTGTGTTTGTTCCATCGGGTGCGTTTCAGTTGCCGACTGTACCAGTTGAACTGATCTCTTTCACCCATGTTGGTCATAAGCTGATCTGGAAAACCGCCACCGAGACGACTAATGCCGGGTGGGAAGTGGAAATTTCAAAACCGTACCCTGAGGCTCTCGAAGGGAATGGTTTTGACATTTCCGGAACGGACCCTTCGAGAACCTCAGGGTCCGTGACAGAAGAATGGAAAACAATCGGATTTGTGGCCGGGGCTGGTTCATCAACGGAAGAGCGGTCGTATTCCTTTACGCTTCCTGTGGTTAAAGAAGCCATCCGTGTGCGTTTGAAGCAACTCGATACCGATGGAACGGTTAGCTATTCACAAATCCTGACGATTGAGTCGACGCCTTCCCGTTTTGCTTTGGAGCAGAATTACCCGAATCCGTTCAATCCAACTACCGTGATCAGCTATCAGTTATCAGACAACAGTAAGGTGAAACTGCAGGTGTATGATGTCACCGGCCGGCTGGTGACTACACTGGTTGATGGTAAAAAGGATGCGGGATTCCATGAAGTGGAATTCAATGCAGCCGGACTTTCGAGTGGTCTGTATTTCTACCGGATTGCCGCGGGAAATTTCTCGGCGGTGAAGACGATGGTTTTGGTTAAATAG
- a CDS encoding T9SS type A sorting domain-containing protein, translating to MKKRFLFSMILGLMALPLMAQPTGQYSVKFSNGDDVFNGGLQSLSTSTLTVELWVKPTAFNHTIFTKMNGGDYPSNNGIALEILSTSQVRLSVGRDGARTMVSVNAALSSVNWNHIAVTYNSGTATLYLNGVSKGTASGGSTINSPYPILFGSFHSWGSYNLTGEIDDIRVFNTVRTPAQIASDMTSSEPEGALAFWKFDEGSGDTVADASGNGNTGFFGTSNGSADTNDPLWNQYNTTPDAPASLFATSNNGEVTVTWSKSDAGDVEGYAVYGGTESAPETKIGETLTASDTSFTFTDLTNGETYYFRVKAFDTFAAVSDYSPEDAAVVATDASRALTFDGSDDYVDLGNATELNVTGDLTLEAWIYADNYNQSGRIISKWGSASGYEIDLFEGSLRFSLNQSVRVHQASITSFNGTWVHIAAVKSSIVSTLYINGVAVGTGFAPTTISTSPNNLLIGRMANLAVSTFNGAIDEVRVWNVGRTASQIFDFYNSPLVGTESGLVGLWHLDEGTGVTAFDSTPNGNNGSHINGPVAGISGAMGGGTVPVELSSFTHAGGKLIWKTASETTNAGWEVEMSKPDPEALEGTGFENSGTDPSRTSGSVTEEWKTIGFVAGAGTSTEERSYSFALPEMKEAVRVRLKQLDTDGTVSYSQILTIEAAPAAFELLGNYPNPFNPTTVIRYQTSENSTVNLQVYDVTGRLVTTLVDGKKDAGVHEAEFNAAGLSSGLYFYRISAGNFSAVKTMMLVK from the coding sequence ATGAAAAAACGGTTCCTGTTCAGCATGATTCTTGGCCTGATGGCCCTGCCGTTAATGGCGCAACCGACTGGTCAATATTCGGTCAAGTTTTCCAACGGTGATGATGTGTTTAATGGCGGATTGCAATCGCTGTCCACATCGACCTTGACCGTGGAATTGTGGGTTAAGCCAACGGCCTTCAACCATACCATTTTTACGAAAATGAATGGGGGAGATTACCCCTCCAATAACGGGATTGCACTCGAAATTCTCTCAACCAGTCAGGTTCGTCTGAGTGTTGGCCGGGATGGCGCCCGGACCATGGTGTCGGTGAATGCAGCCTTAAGCTCAGTAAACTGGAACCATATTGCGGTAACATATAATTCAGGCACGGCAACCCTTTACCTGAATGGGGTGTCGAAGGGAACGGCCTCCGGTGGTTCAACGATTAACAGTCCTTATCCGATCCTTTTCGGTTCGTTTCATTCATGGGGCTCATATAATTTAACCGGTGAAATCGATGACATCCGGGTGTTTAATACGGTTCGTACACCCGCCCAGATTGCGTCGGACATGACCTCATCCGAACCGGAAGGTGCATTGGCTTTCTGGAAGTTCGATGAAGGATCAGGCGACACGGTGGCCGATGCTTCGGGGAACGGCAATACCGGCTTCTTCGGAACCAGCAATGGCAGTGCCGATACCAACGATCCGTTGTGGAATCAGTACAACACCACTCCGGATGCACCGGCCTCGCTGTTTGCCACTTCAAATAACGGGGAAGTAACCGTCACCTGGTCGAAATCGGATGCGGGTGATGTGGAAGGATATGCCGTTTACGGTGGAACGGAATCTGCGCCGGAAACCAAAATCGGCGAAACGCTTACGGCCAGTGATACGTCGTTTACTTTTACTGATCTGACGAATGGCGAAACCTATTATTTCCGGGTGAAGGCGTTTGATACCTTTGCTGCTGTAAGTGACTACTCACCGGAAGATGCCGCAGTGGTTGCCACCGATGCCAGCCGCGCGCTCACGTTTGACGGGTCGGATGACTATGTGGATCTGGGCAATGCCACAGAGCTGAATGTGACTGGTGATCTGACTCTGGAAGCATGGATTTATGCCGATAATTATAACCAGAGCGGTCGGATTATCTCCAAGTGGGGATCAGCCTCCGGTTATGAGATTGACTTGTTCGAAGGCAGCCTTCGCTTTTCTTTGAACCAATCGGTTCGAGTACATCAGGCTTCAATCACATCCTTCAATGGCACCTGGGTTCACATCGCTGCCGTTAAATCGAGCATTGTTTCAACTTTATACATCAATGGGGTGGCGGTTGGAACCGGATTTGCACCCACCACGATTTCGACTTCACCGAACAACCTTCTCATCGGCCGGATGGCCAACCTGGCTGTGTCGACTTTTAACGGAGCCATCGATGAAGTGCGGGTATGGAATGTGGGTCGCACCGCCTCGCAGATTTTCGATTTTTACAATTCTCCTTTGGTCGGGACTGAATCCGGATTGGTGGGTCTCTGGCATTTGGATGAAGGAACCGGAGTCACTGCTTTTGATTCCACTCCAAACGGTAATAACGGATCCCATATCAACGGGCCAGTGGCTGGGATCTCGGGCGCCATGGGCGGGGGAACCGTTCCCGTCGAGCTTTCCTCATTCACTCATGCCGGCGGCAAGCTGATCTGGAAAACTGCCAGTGAGACGACTAATGCCGGGTGGGAAGTGGAAATGTCAAAACCGGACCCTGAGGCTCTCGAAGGGACTGGTTTTGAAAATTCCGGAACGGACCCTTCGAGAACCTCAGGGTCCGTGACAGAAGAATGGAAAACAATAGGATTTGTAGCTGGTGCCGGAACATCAACGGAAGAGCGGTCGTATTCCTTTGCCTTACCGGAAATGAAAGAAGCCGTTCGTGTGCGTTTGAAGCAACTCGATACCGACGGAACAGTGAGCTACTCTCAGATTCTCACCATTGAGGCAGCACCTGCCGCATTTGAATTGCTGGGGAACTATCCGAATCCGTTTAACCCGACTACCGTGATCCGATATCAGACATCAGAAAACAGTACGGTAAACTTACAGGTGTATGATGTCACCGGCCGGCTGGTGACTACACTGGTGGATGGTAAAAAAGACGCGGGTGTGCATGAAGCAGAATTCAATGCCGCCGGACTGTCGAGTGGTCTGTATTTCTACCGGATTTCCGCGGGAAATTTCTCTGCGGTGAAGACCATGATGCTGGTGAAATAG
- a CDS encoding phosphoenolpyruvate carboxylase, with translation MTHTPLPFQKITNDREFLIGCYTDMLTRIHETDLIPLVTRANQSVNADPSMLPGEKVIQALSIYFQLMTMVEENAATQFRRKMEDPGSQTPVRGSWSEAFRIWKEAGVPEEDMLRALSETTVIPVLTAHPTEAKRVTVIEIHRELYLLLVQRENTSLSPMEQNGIRESIINLLERWWRTGEIYLEKPDIRDERANVMHYLSRVFPTVLAQSDEHLKRSWAESGLTREKIHNPDVFPSIRFGSWVGGDRDGHPFVTPAVTQETLLIHRNTALNLIRDEIQTLVRKLSISGLSNPVPLLLTKAIEKKAAAFGEAGIRAIQRNPYEPWRQYLNLVLLQIEHTINGQVADANRCYRSSQALEADLKFLREMLVENGFQTLAGSLLFPVERMVSCFGFHLAKLDIRQNSAFHDKAMIQILKASGENADDFDRWEESRRVALLNRLLDQQTLLTDVTVSYGPEADNVLDCYRVIRQHINQYGAEGIGSFIISMTRHLSDLLVVYFLMRETHLLNTGIRVVPLFETISDLNHAPGILDSFLQHPITRQRSGKMENRQEVMLGYSDSNKDGGTIASKWNLYKAEKALAETGRLHQTSVYFFHGTGGTISRGGGKYHRFLESMPEGTVNGTIKITVQGESVAQLFGNPLTARYNLNALTSGVARHLIKNKSGSSASDYPLGTMEFLAEKSFRHYRNLIETPGFIHFYSKATCIDVLEQSKIGSRPARRTGTRTLQDLRAIPWVFSWNLSRMTLTGWYGLGAALHALKKERPADFEQLKRTRNQWSFLRFLLIQTETNLILSDLDMMKAYAALYADEGGEPVFLDHILHDHQTCMNMLEELFEEPAVTRRKGQFDNLIWRNDKLTILHRLHISYLKKWRQLPDENTTEKDKALTRLLSLINALSSGLKNTG, from the coding sequence ATGACTCACACACCACTTCCCTTCCAGAAAATCACGAATGACCGGGAGTTTCTCATTGGTTGTTACACCGATATGCTGACCCGGATCCATGAAACCGACCTGATTCCCCTTGTCACCCGGGCCAACCAGTCAGTGAACGCTGATCCATCAATGTTACCCGGTGAAAAAGTCATTCAGGCCCTGAGTATTTACTTTCAGTTAATGACCATGGTTGAAGAAAATGCCGCCACCCAGTTCCGCCGTAAAATGGAGGATCCGGGTTCACAGACACCGGTCCGTGGATCCTGGTCCGAGGCGTTCCGGATCTGGAAAGAAGCCGGGGTTCCGGAAGAAGACATGCTGCGGGCCCTTTCAGAAACCACGGTGATTCCGGTTCTGACGGCCCATCCCACCGAAGCCAAACGGGTCACTGTCATCGAAATTCACCGGGAATTGTACCTGCTGCTCGTTCAGCGGGAAAACACATCCCTCAGTCCCATGGAACAGAACGGAATCAGGGAATCCATCATCAACCTGCTGGAACGCTGGTGGCGCACCGGTGAAATCTATCTGGAAAAACCGGATATCCGGGATGAGCGGGCGAATGTGATGCATTACCTCAGCCGTGTGTTTCCCACCGTGCTTGCTCAGAGTGATGAACACCTGAAACGATCGTGGGCCGAATCGGGGCTGACCAGAGAAAAGATCCACAATCCGGATGTCTTCCCTTCCATCCGGTTCGGAAGCTGGGTTGGCGGGGATCGGGACGGACATCCCTTCGTCACACCGGCTGTTACTCAGGAAACCCTGCTGATTCACCGTAACACCGCTTTGAATCTCATCCGGGACGAAATCCAGACACTGGTCAGAAAACTGTCCATTTCCGGACTTTCCAATCCGGTTCCGCTGCTGCTGACGAAGGCCATCGAAAAAAAGGCCGCCGCCTTCGGCGAAGCTGGTATCCGGGCCATTCAGAGAAATCCGTACGAACCCTGGCGCCAGTACCTGAATCTGGTCCTTCTTCAGATAGAACACACCATCAACGGACAGGTAGCAGATGCCAATCGGTGTTACCGGTCCAGTCAGGCTCTTGAAGCGGACCTGAAGTTTCTTCGGGAGATGCTGGTTGAAAACGGATTTCAAACGCTGGCCGGCTCCCTGCTTTTCCCGGTTGAAAGGATGGTAAGCTGCTTTGGTTTTCATCTGGCGAAACTGGATATCCGCCAGAACAGCGCCTTTCACGACAAGGCCATGATTCAGATTCTGAAGGCATCGGGTGAAAATGCCGATGATTTTGACCGTTGGGAGGAATCAAGGCGGGTGGCCTTGCTGAACCGTTTACTCGATCAGCAGACGCTTTTAACCGATGTCACCGTTTCTTACGGACCGGAAGCGGATAACGTGCTTGATTGTTACCGGGTGATCCGCCAACACATCAACCAATACGGCGCAGAAGGAATCGGGTCATTCATCATCAGCATGACACGACATCTCAGCGATTTGCTGGTTGTCTACTTCCTCATGCGCGAAACACACCTGCTGAATACTGGCATCCGGGTCGTTCCGCTTTTCGAAACCATTTCCGATCTGAATCATGCACCCGGCATTCTCGATTCGTTCCTGCAGCATCCCATTACCCGTCAGCGGTCGGGTAAGATGGAAAACCGGCAGGAGGTCATGCTTGGTTACAGCGACAGCAACAAAGATGGCGGAACCATTGCAAGCAAGTGGAACCTGTACAAAGCAGAAAAAGCCCTGGCTGAAACAGGAAGACTTCATCAGACGTCGGTTTATTTTTTCCATGGAACCGGCGGGACCATCAGCCGGGGCGGTGGCAAATATCACCGGTTTCTGGAAAGCATGCCCGAAGGAACCGTGAATGGCACCATCAAGATCACCGTTCAGGGAGAATCGGTTGCCCAGTTATTCGGAAATCCCCTGACCGCCCGTTACAATCTGAATGCGCTGACTTCAGGCGTGGCCCGTCATCTGATTAAAAACAAATCCGGTTCCTCCGCCTCGGATTATCCCCTCGGCACCATGGAATTTCTTGCCGAAAAATCCTTCCGGCATTACCGGAATCTGATCGAAACCCCTGGATTCATCCATTTCTACAGCAAAGCAACCTGCATTGATGTGCTGGAGCAGAGTAAAATCGGATCCCGGCCAGCCAGACGAACCGGAACCCGGACGCTTCAGGATTTAAGAGCGATTCCGTGGGTTTTCAGCTGGAATCTGTCGAGAATGACACTGACCGGCTGGTATGGACTCGGTGCTGCGTTGCATGCGCTTAAGAAGGAGCGTCCGGCTGATTTTGAGCAATTGAAGCGGACCAGGAATCAATGGAGTTTTCTGCGTTTCCTGTTGATCCAGACCGAAACCAATCTGATCCTTTCCGATCTGGACATGATGAAAGCCTATGCCGCCCTGTATGCCGATGAGGGTGGAGAACCGGTTTTTCTCGACCACATTCTCCACGATCATCAGACTTGTATGAACATGCTCGAAGAATTATTCGAGGAACCAGCCGTCACCCGCCGGAAAGGACAATTTGATAATCTGATCTGGAGAAATGACAAACTGACCATTCTGCATCGGCTGCACATTTCCTACCTGAAAAAATGGAGACAGTTACCCGATGAAAACACCACCGAAAAAGACAAGGCACTCACCCGTTTACTGAGCCTGATCAATGCCTTGTCGAGCGGATTGAAAAATACGGGTTGA
- a CDS encoding NAD(P)-binding domain-containing protein, which produces MHQSDHHQEVAIDTLIILGVFLLLSGIFVLPYILKMNRQNRTVQQSRNLAETMSSANTPLGDHPSINLTVCIGCGSCVEACPEHALGLVDGHSELIFPGKCVGHAVCRDACPVEAITITQSDVSTRSDIPVLTPSKESSVPNLFIIGELAGQALIRVAINDAIKSVSELKKRSPDHVIIVGAGPGGLTAGMACKEAGLTYTILEQNVHFGGTINHYPRRKLVMTAPIELPLGERLNKLEYRKEKLLELWTQWTTNHRLTIEFGTKVTSILVESDGRFSVIPEGKDPLSAGAVILALGRRGSPRKLNVPGEELEKVAYTLIDAAAFSSSKILIVGGGDSAIEAAMALSFQKGNEITLSYRQDSFSRIKARNQERIDQYLKSGKIKVIWNSTVREIAESTVTLTTPEGTTTLKNDEVFIFAGGELPFPILKGAGVKFGGE; this is translated from the coding sequence TTGCACCAGTCAGACCATCATCAGGAGGTCGCTATCGACACGCTCATTATTCTGGGAGTCTTTCTGCTGCTGAGCGGCATTTTTGTTCTGCCTTATATTCTGAAAATGAACAGACAAAACCGGACCGTTCAGCAATCCAGAAATCTCGCTGAAACCATGTCTTCGGCAAATACTCCGCTGGGGGACCATCCATCCATCAACCTGACGGTTTGTATCGGATGCGGAAGCTGTGTCGAAGCCTGCCCTGAACATGCACTCGGATTGGTCGATGGTCACTCCGAACTGATTTTCCCCGGAAAGTGTGTGGGTCACGCTGTCTGCAGAGATGCGTGCCCGGTTGAAGCCATAACCATCACTCAAAGCGATGTGAGCACACGGAGCGATATTCCTGTTCTGACTCCTTCAAAGGAAAGTTCAGTACCGAATCTGTTCATCATCGGTGAACTGGCTGGTCAGGCTCTGATCAGAGTCGCCATCAATGATGCCATTAAATCGGTCTCTGAATTGAAGAAACGAAGCCCGGATCATGTGATCATCGTGGGTGCAGGTCCGGGCGGACTGACGGCCGGAATGGCATGTAAAGAAGCTGGATTGACTTATACCATTCTCGAGCAAAATGTTCATTTCGGCGGAACCATCAATCATTATCCCAGAAGAAAACTGGTCATGACTGCTCCCATTGAACTGCCACTGGGAGAGCGGTTAAATAAACTGGAATACCGTAAAGAAAAACTGCTTGAGTTGTGGACACAGTGGACAACCAATCATCGTCTGACTATTGAGTTTGGTACAAAAGTCACGTCCATTCTGGTTGAGTCGGATGGCCGGTTCTCTGTTATTCCGGAAGGAAAGGATCCCCTCTCTGCCGGGGCGGTCATCCTTGCTTTGGGTCGGAGGGGGTCTCCGCGAAAACTCAATGTTCCGGGAGAGGAACTCGAAAAAGTGGCGTACACCCTCATTGATGCGGCCGCTTTTTCGTCATCAAAGATTCTCATCGTTGGTGGCGGAGACAGCGCCATCGAAGCTGCGATGGCCTTGTCTTTTCAGAAAGGAAACGAAATTACCCTCTCCTACCGTCAGGATTCCTTCAGCCGGATTAAAGCCAGAAATCAGGAGCGGATCGACCAATACCTGAAAAGCGGAAAAATTAAGGTTATCTGGAATTCAACGGTCAGGGAAATCGCGGAATCGACCGTTACGCTCACCACCCCCGAAGGAACCACCACCCTTAAAAATGATGAGGTCTTTATTTTCGCTGGCGGTGAGCTACCCTTCCCGATTTTAAAAGGAGCCGGCGTTAAATTCGGCGGAGAATAA